In Argopecten irradians isolate NY chromosome 11, Ai_NY, whole genome shotgun sequence, one DNA window encodes the following:
- the LOC138335691 gene encoding hepatitis A virus cellular receptor 1-like: MPLTWVTDTDWTIPLTWVTDNDWTIPLTWVTDTDWTMPLTWVTDNDWTIPLTWVTDNDWTIPLTWVTDTDWTIPLTWVTDNDWTMPLTWVTDNDWTIPLTWVTDNDWTIPLTWVTDNDWTIPLTWVTDNDWTIPLTWVTDNDWTMPLTWVTDNDWTMPLTWVTDNDWTMPLTWVTDTDWTIPLTWVTDTDWTIPLTWVTDNDWTIPLTWVTDTDWTIPLTSVTDTDWTIPLTWVTNK, translated from the coding sequence ATGCCATTAACCTGGGTGACAGACACTGATTGGACAATTCCATTAACCTGGGTGACAGACAATGATTGGACAATTCCATTAACCTGGGTGACAGACACTGATTGGACAATGCCATTAACCTGGGTGACAGACAATGATTGGACAATTCCATTAACCTGGGTGACAGACAATGATTGGACAATTCCATTAACCTGGGTGACAGACACTGATTGGACAATTCCATTAACCTGGGTGACAGACAATGATTGGACAATGCCATTAACCTGGGTGACAGACAATGATTGGACAATTCCATTAACCTGGGTGACAGACAATGATTGGACAATTCCATTAACCTGGGTGACAGACAATGATTGGACAATTCCATTAACCTGGGTGACAGACAATGATTGGACAATTCCGTTAACCTGGGTGACAGACAATGATTGGACAATGCCATTAACCTGGGTGACAGACAATGATTGGACAATGCCATTAACCTGGGTGACAGACAATGATTGGACAATGCCATTAACCTGGGTGACAGACACTGATTGGACAATTCCATTAACCTGGGTGACAGACACTGATTGGACAATTCCATTAACCTGGGTGACAGACAATGATTGGACAATTCCATTAACCTGGGTGACAGACACTGATTGGACAATTCCGTTAACCTCGGTGACAGACACTGATTGGACAATTCCGTTAACCTGGGTGACAAACAAATGA
- the LOC138334356 gene encoding uncharacterized protein, with the protein MASSNLSEKSSSNSSDIQYAASTGTFLVLFILAGTIGNGLIVVSILSSKKLRTSAFHLLSINLAVVNILECLLNMTFNLTSVMSADTLKGISTVCRVNAFFISVVWIESILGITFMVVERMAAMKNTEKIDIIQRPKRIAIMVCYTWIHSAAFSVPLATGLVPVSVYSDINSCLVSKDSSAVYIGTLSVCCLVVPVAVTVILFIVTMKNAFTEKSSVQAQMTRHQYSTDIDEPKFYKEFAGVKFSGIILTSWLLFVAPFVVAIFIYLYKYSDMNLDSGLKLSHSSIVYFLLLWLKYCNVFILPLFSLCYKKEFWLNFKDVLFCKKKNSVNDVANEHNKLSLDSQDKIEKLESGEKKVKEEKMKEAFIHNSGFQVPVLFATAKGVHIQTSESEVIVDDHGTVGKKCDVLGSQDKLQQFGEDTSDYDSSNELDPFSVSNPVSAKNLKNQSHSSLQHRSNSQPEVRSKGQSSDLQTSVTVTSAADSGLDISSMNKSVGHNSNPNLMYDRSVSCPGGESERTHPALCNTSRQSSVAVGQQNKKDTCSICDDNPLPKQEIFAQREGCENQAYMVDMADTERCNNGQGQTDQSSGQARESSSERDQISDEKDGAVSGSALNTNVISSKVSNQPCDDRADKPSPTPATPSKRKKKHKKQGKGSNYTGILRNRGEDLSPPRPPPRLAPLQSSHQPLYQRMTETETAESADAPPNNNSGGGESQKATVYEVKHDRKTKNKARQRNSDSQSQTSLLDSGSSAELKCLKDSMCGVSDGYSSPVIEVTTPSACKLVDLSKDFTSSTDGN; encoded by the coding sequence ATGGCATCTTCTAATTTGTCTGAGAAATCCTCATCGAATTCCTCTGATATTCAGTATGCTGCGTCTACTGGTACCTTTCTTGTCCTGTTCATTTTGGCCGGTACTATAGGGAACGGGCTGATCGTTGTTAGTATACTTTCTTCCAAAAAACTTCGGACTTCTGCCTTTCATTTACTGTCAATAAATCTTGCTGTCGTCAACATCTTAGAATGTCTTCTGAACATGACATTCAACCTGACGTCAGTCATGTCTGCGGACACGTTGAAGGGCATCAGTACCGTCTGCAGAGTAAATGCCTTCTTCATCAGTGTTGTATGGATAGAATCTATTCTGGGCATAACATTTATGGTGGTGGAAAGAATGGCTGCAATGAAAAATACCGAAAAAATTGACATCATACAGCGACCAAAGCGCATTGCCATCATGGTCTGTTACACATGGATTCATTCTGCAGCATTCAGCGTTCCCCTGGCAACCGGTCTGGTACCTGTCAGTGTATATTCGGACATTAATTCCTGTCTTGTGTCCAAAGATTCCTCAGCTGTTTATATTGGAACCCTATCTGTGTGCTGTCTCGTCGTCCCTGTGGCTGTAACTGTGATATTATTCATCGTCACAATGAAAAATGCCTTCACAGAGAAGTCCTCTGTCCAGGCACAAATGACACGACATCAGTATTCTACAGATATTGATGAGCCCAAATTCTATAAAGAGTTTGCTGGAGTGAAATTTTCGGGTATTATTTTAACAAGCTGGTTGTTATTCGTTGCACCATTTGTCGTtgccatttttatttatttatacaaatatagtgACATGAATTTAGACTCTGGTTTAAAATTATCACATTCATCTATTGTGTACTTTTTGTTACTTTGgttaaaatattgtaatgtttttattctTCCACTTTTTTCTCtttgttataaaaaagaattttggttaaattttaaagatgttttattttgtaagaaaaaGAACTCGGTGAATGATGTTGCAAATGAGCATAATAAATTAAGTTTAGACAGTCAGGATAAAATTGAGAAATTAGAATCAGGGGAAAAGAAAgtaaaagaagagaaaatgaaGGAGGCATTCATTCACAATTCTGGATTCCAAGTCCCAGTGTTATTTGCTACGGCTAAGGGTGTCCATATTCAGACATCAGAATCCGAGGTCATTGTTGATGACCATGGCACGGTCGGTAAGAAGTGTGACGTGTTAGGATCTCAGGACAAGTTACAACAATTCGGAGAAGACACTAGCGATTACGACTCGAGTAATGAGCTGGATCCGTTTTCTGTGTCCAATCCAGTGTCtgcaaaaaatttaaaaaatcaatctcATTCTTCTTTACAACACAGATCTAACTCCCAACCAGAGGTGCGGTCAAAAGGTCAGTCCTCAGACCTTCAGACCTCTGTAACAGTCACTTCGGCTGCTGATTCAGGACTGGACATCAGTAGTATGAATAAAAGTGTGGGCCATAACTCCAACCCTAACTTAATGTATGACCGGAGTGTATCCTGCCCAGGAGGTGAATCAGAGAGGACACATCCTGCATTATGTAATACATCTCGACAAAGCTCTGTAGCGGTAGGTCAACAGAACAAAAAAGACACTTGCTCAATTTGTGATGACAATCCACTTccaaaacaagaaatatttgcTCAAAGAGAGGGGTGTGAAAACCAGGCCTATATGGTAGACATGGCTGATACTGAAAGGTGCAATAATGGTCAGGGACAGACTGACCAAAGTAGTGGTCAAGCCAGAGAGAGTAGTTCTGAGAGAGATCAGATATCGGATGAAAAAGATGGTGCTGTTTCTGGTAGTGCTTTGAACACTAATGTGATCAGTTCTAAAGTTTCAAATCAGCCTTGTGATGATCGAGCAGATAAACCCAGTCCGACACCAGCAACACCAAGCAagagaaaaaagaaacacaaaaaGCAAGGAAAGGGTTCTAATTATACAGGTATCTTACGGAATAGAGGTGAAGATTTAAGTCCGCCGCGACCGCCTCCTCGACTTGCTCCATTACAGAGCTCTCATCAGCCTCTTTATCAGAGGATGACGGAGACAGAAACTGCTGAGTCAGCGGACGCTCCTCCAAACAACAATTCTGGTGGTGGTGAATCACAAAAAGCAACTGTTTATGAAGTGAAACATGACAGAAAGACCAAAAATAAAGCAAGACAGAGAAATTCAGATAGTCAAAGCCAAACTTCTTTACTGGATTCTGGGAGTTCAGCTGAACTGAAATGTCTGAAGGATTCTATGTGTGGCGTGTCAGATGGCTATTCCTCTCCTGTGATAGAAGTGACCACCCCTAGTGCCTGTAAGCTGGTTGATCTGTCCAAGGACTTCACTTCCTCCACTGATGGCAACTAA